The Dunckerocampus dactyliophorus isolate RoL2022-P2 chromosome 13, RoL_Ddac_1.1, whole genome shotgun sequence genome window below encodes:
- the LOC129193040 gene encoding uncharacterized protein LOC129193040, with the protein MSCNKTQAMVVISTEEEWSSLVCLLEENVADKEEQLSPEGHVYNLVLDDCLISLHYADVKPDMTQENISQVMNACFTSCKDGINTFLLLVPGGHYTTKQMRLLEILQAHFGTEAFKYLVVVSLEDGKVVTMLDDTLLELINTCDGRYCRMTSPSARDKVNALVSMVDYMLAESGSTGYSQSMLADAKKRSTEDTAMRMLRQKVQEAEEKVQAFQQMVAQREERRAKEVEELREKHDEERRNEAAERRQYEAKKESLEEAVVSHKAILHFQMRPEDEDDTDKMSVVLLGLSGSGKTSALRLILQRAGNQYPFTGCTDEDPQPTVVCERREVCTGGKRLILVDTPELWDEDGVVNLEQVKDCLALALPGPHIYLLVLQVGRFTQGESEMLTQLQKIFGRDAVEHSMVLFVHMNQGPQRSQRIHNYVAGAHTMLHELTRRCGSRYYELSLAKTHNGMSYPQVRQLLSGINKLVASHGGRAHVVKRFTAQELQERKKITEDVKDRAWEANFLLKDA; encoded by the exons ATGTCCTGCA ACAAGACGCAGGCCATGGTGGTCATATCCACAGAAGAGGAATGGTCCTCCCTGGTGTGTTTGCTGGAAGAAAATGTTGCAGATAAAGAGGAACAATTAAGTCCTGAGGGACATGTCTATAACTTGGTGCTGGATGACTGCTTGATCAGCCTGCACTATGCAGATGTAAAACCAGACATGACACAGGAGAACATCAGCCAGGTGATGAACGCTTGCTTCACATCGTGCAAAGATGGAATAAACACATTCCTGCTGTTGGTCCCAGGTGGGCattacacaacaaaacaaatgcgACTGTTGGAGATACTGCAGGCACACTTTGGAACCGAGGCCTTCAAGTACCTGGTGGTTGTCTCTCTGGAGGACGGCAAAGTGGTGACCATGCTGGACGACACCCTACTAGAGCTAATCAACACATGCGATGGACGCTACTGCAGAATGACCTCACCCTCTGCCAGGGACAAAGTGAACGCGCTGGTCAGCATGGTGGACTACATGCTGGCCGAGAGCGGTTCCACGGGCTACAGCCAAAGCATGCTGGCCGACGCCAAGAAGCGCAGCACAGAGGACACGGCCATGCGCATGCTGAGGCAGAAGGTGCAGGAAGCTGAGGAGAAGGTGCAGGCCTTCCAGCAGATGGTCGCCcagagagaggagaggagagccAAAGAGGTGGAGGAGCTGAGGGAGAAGCACGACGAGGAAAGACGCAACGAGGCTGCAGAAAGGAGGCAGTATGAGGCAAAGAAGGAGAGCCTGGAGGAGGCTGTGGTCAGCCATAAAGCCATACTGCACTTCCAGATGAGGCCAGAGGATG AGGATGACACAGACAAGATGTCCGTGGTCCTGCTGGGTCTGTCAGGCAGTGGCAAGACATCAGCTCTTCGTCTCATCTTGCAACGAGCAGGTAATCAGTACCCTTTCACTGGGTGCACTGACGAGGACCCCCAGCCCACCGTAGTCTGTGAGAGGAGGGAGGTTTGCACGGGGGGGAAGAGGCTTATCCTAGTGGACACCCCCGAGCTGTGGGACGAGGACGGCGTGGTGAACCTGGAGCAGGTGAAAGACTGCCTGGCTCTAGCGCTGCCAGGACCCCACATCTACCTGCTGGTACTCCAGGTGGGCCGCTTCACTCAGGGCGAGAGCGAAATGCTAACCCAACTGCAGAAGATCTTTGGGAGGGATGCCGTCGAGCACTCCATGGTGCTGTTTGTGCATATGAATCAAGGCCCGCAGAGGTCTCAGAGGATTCACAACTATGTGGCGGGGGCCCACACCATGCTGCATGAGCTCACCCGGAGGTGCGGCAGCCGCTACTACGAGCTGAGCCTGGCCAAGACCCACAATGGTATGAGCTACCCTCAGGTCAGACAGCTGCTGTCAGGCATCAACAAGCTAGTGGCATCCCACGGAGGACGAGCACATGTGGTGAAGAGGTTCACTGCTCAGGAGCTCCAGGAAAGGAAGAAAATTACTGAGGACGTGAAGGACAGAGCCTGGGAGGCCAACTTCCTGCTTAAAGATGCTTAA
- the cfd gene encoding complement factor D: protein MVSEKKVIIVALFVFAFFSHGEGIIGGREAAPHSRPYMASIQVAEGDRMKHECGGFVVGDQWVMTAVHCLPTGANGRKVVLGVHSLSQDEDTKQTFDIMELHNHPQFDSSNYDNDIALIKLDQPFNASDAVKAVAFQRADAGNPDTDAEVDTAGWGSLDNLGSRPDKLKEVVVEVVNSARCRRSDYFGRKFTANMICAQKVCEDPCDQPHKKEDTCDGDSGGPLLYNGVAVGITSNGGKKCGQLKKPGIYTIISHYTQWIDGIMGLQSDA from the exons ATGGTGTCAGAGAAGAAGGTCATAATTGTTGctctgtttgtttttgctttctTCTCTCACG GGGAGGGCATCATCGGGGGGAGAGAGGCGGCACCCCACTCTCGGCCCTACATGGCGTCTATCCAGGTGGCTGAAGGCGACAGAATGAAGCACGAATGCGGAGGTTTTGTGGTCGGCGATCAGTGGGTGATGACGGCGGTGCACTGCCTCCCCACCGG GGCAAACGGCAGAAAAGTGGTCCTTGGTGTTCACTCTCTGAGTCAAGATGAAGACACCAAGCAGACGTTTGACATCATGGAGCTTCACAATCACCCTCAGTTCGACTCGTCCAATTACGACAACGACATCGCTCTCATCAAA TTGGATCAGCCCTTCAATGCCTCTGACGCTGTGAAAGCGGTGGCGTTCCAGCGAGCTGACGCCGGTAACCCCGACACGGACGCCGAGGTGGACACGGCCGGCTGGGGGTCCCTGGATAACCTAGGCTCCCGGCCGGACAAGCTGAAGGAGGTGGTGGTGGAAGTGGTGAACTCGGCGCGGTGCAGACGCAGCGACTACTTTGGCAGGAAGTTCACCGCCAACATGATCTGTGCTCAGAAGGTGTGCGAGGACCCTTGTGACCAGCCGCACAAGAAGGAGGACACCTGTGAT GGAGACTCTGGCGGTCCACTGCTCTACAACGGCGTGGCGGTGGGCATCACGTCCAACGGAGGGAAGAAGTGCGGCCAACTAAAGAAGCCGGGGATCTACACCATCATCTCACACTACACTCAGTGGATCGACGGCATCATGGGCCTTCAGAGCGACGCTTAA